The following proteins are encoded in a genomic region of Thamnophis elegans isolate rThaEle1 unplaced genomic scaffold, rThaEle1.pri scaffold_46_arrow_ctg1, whole genome shotgun sequence:
- the LOC116523572 gene encoding uncharacterized protein F54H12.2-like — translation MAFIHEASEECVKSELDLFQLAPTLTSIENCTYIEIPPLSALTPNAPLEFFITGHGEHYTDLNNTLLYVSCKIVKADGTDIDDGARVSLVNYPIASLFNQVDVTLGDRVITQSHHCYAYRAIIELILNYGGDALSTQFSAGGFYKDDATLMENTLLTAAGNSGFRARARHTAGSRKWDLLGPLHSDLFFQDKLLINGVDVSIKLSRSKNEFCLMRDGNENYKVQILGASLFVKRVKVSPGVRVGHAEALLTSNAKYPIDRVGMKVYSIPAGSLVCNQENLFLGQLPKQLVIGFVDNAAFSGNYERNPFNFQHYNVNFCALYCDGEQIPAKPLQPDYEHNLFVREYMQLLQTSGKSMKDRSVLINREEFNNGYTLYCFDLNPDQGCSEHYSLIKNGNLRAEIRFAVPLPNTINMILYAIFENLIEISHTRNVLYDYM, via the coding sequence atggcgTTTATCCACGAGGCTTCAGAGGAATGCGTCAAATCAGAGCTAGATCTTTTTCAACTGGCACCTACGCTAACAAGCATTGAAAACTGCACGTACATTGAGATCCCCCCTTTATCAGCGCTGACACCGAATGCCCCCTTGGAATTTTTTATAACCGGACACGGCGAGCATTACACGGATTTAAACAATACTCTGCTGTATGTGAGCTGCAAGATTGTAAAGGCTGATGGCACGGATATCGACGATGGTGCAAGAGTCAGCCTTGTCAATTATCCCATAGCATCGTTGTTCAATCAGGTGGATGTTACATTAGGGGATCGCGTGATTACACAGAGTCACCATTGCTACGCCTACAGAGCAATTATTGAACTTATTCTGAACTATGGTGGAGATGCCCTGAGCACCCAATTTTCAGCGGGTGGTTTTTACAAGGACGATGCAACACTCATGGAGAACACACTGTTGACCGCTGCTGGTAACTCCGGTTTCAGAGCGAGAGCTAGACATACAGCTGGAAGTCGTAAATGGGATCTGCTAGGACCATTGCATAGTGATCTATTTTTTCAAGACAAGCTATTGATTAACGGTGTGGATGTGAGCATTAAACTCTCAAGAAGTAAAAACGAGTTCTGCCTGATGAGAGATGGTAATGAAAATTACAAAGTACAGATCCTGGGCGCATCTCTCTTTGTAAAACGTGTAAAAGTATCCCCCGGTGTACGGGTGGGCCATGCGGAGGCGCTGCTTACCTCTAACGCCAAATACCCTATTGATCGTGTAGGCATGAAGGTTTACAGCATTCCTGCAGGCAGTCTTGTGTGTAATCAGGAAAACCTATTTCTAGGACAGTTACCTAAACAGTTAGTGATCGGGTTCGTGGACAACGCTGCATTTAGTGGTAATTATGAAAGAAACCCTTTCAATTTTCAGCACTATAATGTCAACTTTTGCGCCCTGTATTGTGATGGTGAACAAATTCCTGCAAAACCCCTTCAGCCCGATTATGAACATAACCTTTTTGTGAGAGAATATATGCAATTGTTACAGACTTCCGGTAAATCCATGAAAGACCGTTCTGTGCTGATTAACCGTGAGGAGTTTAACAATGGTTATACATTATATTGTTTTGATTTGAACCCTGATCAAGGTTGCTCAGAGCACTATTCCCTGATCAAGAATGGCAACCTGAGGGCGGAAATTAGATTTGCTGTGCCCCTCCCCAATACCATCAACATGATACTCTATGCAATCTTTGAAAATCTTATTGAAATAAGCCACACACGCAACGTCCTATATGATTACATGTAA